The region GACGGCGACACCGACGACGGCGAGAATGGTCGCGGGCGCAAGCACTTTGCGGATGTCGCCGAACTTCGTCGTCAGACCACCCTCGACGAGGATCACGCCCAGCGCCGCGGTGCCCAGATCCTGCGCCAGTTGTGCGTTGTCGAACTGGATGCCCAGCACGCTCTCACCGAGCACCACGCCGACCGCGAGGAACAGCAACAGGCTGGGAAAGCCGACTCTGGTCGCCAGCCGGGTCGCGATGATGCTGGCCAGCAGGACCAAGCCACCGGCGAGCAAGGCCAGGTACAGCTGGTGCAGGGTGATGGCAACCTCCTCGGACTTCCCAGCGGCCGCTGCGTCTGGACTTGTGTAGGTGCTAGTTAATCAGTACGAACGACTATGAGCGCGGTGCTCGGATTGGACGGGGTCATGCGGATCGCGATCGGCGGGGCGGGTGCGGTCGGTCGTTCGGTCGCCCAGGAACTGGTCGACAACGGGCACAAAGTGCTGTTGATCGAGCAGCAGTGGGCGCGCTACGAACCGTCCGCGGTGCCCGGCGCCGAGTGGTTTCTCGCCGACGCGTGCGAGTTGACGTCCCTGGAAGAGGCCGGGCTGCAGTTGTGCGACGTGGTGATCGCCGCGACCGGCGACGACAAGTCGAACATCACGATGTCGCTGCTGGCCAAGACCGAGTTCGGGGTCGCAAGGGTGGTCGCCCGCGTCAACGACTTCCGCAACGAGTGGCTGTTCACCGACGCATGGGGCATCGACGTCGCGGTGTCCACCCCGGTCGCGATGGTCGCCGCGGTTGAGGGGGCCATCGACGTCGGCCACGTGGTGCGGCTGATGGGGCTGCGGAAGGGCGCCGCGAACCTGGCGCAGTTGACGCTGCCTGCCGACAACCCGCTGGTCGGTACGCGCGTCGGAGACCTAGCCAACCCCGCGAACAACGCGCTCGTCACGGTGTTGCGCGGCGATCGCGTCATCCTTCCCACGCCCGAGGATGTCCTCGAAGAGGGCGATGAGATGTTGTTCGTCGCGAACGACGAGGTCGAAGCCAAGATACGGGCGATCGTGCACGGCCCGTAGAGTGGGATCAATCCAGAGTCAGTAAAAACAAGGCTGACACCCCGACAGAAATCGGAGTGCCATGCTCGCCGTCCTTTTCGTCCACGCGGTCGCGACCGCCTTGGCACCGCTGCTCGTCTACCGATGGGGCCGGCTCGCGTTTTATCCCCTGGCTCTGGTGCCGTTGGGCTCCCTGATCTGGGTGGTAGCGAACTGGCCCGCCCCTGGCGGAACGACAGTCAACGTCTCGTGGCTGCCCGAACTGTCGATGGACATCACCCTTCGCTTCGACTCGCTCGCGGCGATCATGAGCGTGTTGGTGCTCGGGGTGGGCGCGCTGGTGCTCTTCTACTGCACCGACTACTTCCATCACCATGACGGGCACACCGAGAAGCGGTTGCCCAGCTTCGCCGCGGAACTCGTCGCGTTCTCGGGCGCCATGTTCGGGTTGGTCTGCAGCGACAACATGTTGGTGCTCTACGTGTTCTGGGAGCTCACCACGGTGTTGTCGTTTCTGCTCGTCGGCCACTACGCCGAACGCGCCACCAGTCGCCGGGCCGCCACCCAGGCCCTGTTGGTGACGACGTTCGGCGGGCTGGCCATGCTGGTCGGCATCGTCGTGCTCGGCAATCTGGCGGGCACCTATCTGTTGAGCGAACTGGTCGCCGCACCGCCGACGGGCGCGGCGGCCGCCGTCGGCATCGTGTTGGTCCTTGTCGGTGCGCTGTCGAAGTCCGCGATCGTGCCGATGCACTTCTGGCTGCCCGGCGCCATGGCCGCGCCCACCCCGGTCAGCGCATACCTGCACGCCGCCGCGATGGTCAAGGCCGGCGTCTACCTGATCGCCAGGATGAGTCCCGGCTTCGCCGACTCGCCACCGTGGCGGCCGACGGTGGTGGTGCTCGGCCTGCTCACCATGCTGTTGGCGGGCTGGCGCGCGGTGCGCGAATACGACCTGAAGTTGATCCTGGCGTTCGGCACGGTCAGCCAACTCGGCCTGATCACTGTGATGGTGGGCGCAGGCGGCGGTGACCTGATGCTGGCCGGGCTGGCCATGCTGTGCGCGCACGCGATGTTCAAGGCGTCGCTGTTCATGGTCGTCGGCATCAT is a window of Mycobacterium sp. 3519A DNA encoding:
- a CDS encoding TrkA family potassium uptake protein codes for the protein MRIAIGGAGAVGRSVAQELVDNGHKVLLIEQQWARYEPSAVPGAEWFLADACELTSLEEAGLQLCDVVIAATGDDKSNITMSLLAKTEFGVARVVARVNDFRNEWLFTDAWGIDVAVSTPVAMVAAVEGAIDVGHVVRLMGLRKGAANLAQLTLPADNPLVGTRVGDLANPANNALVTVLRGDRVILPTPEDVLEEGDEMLFVANDEVEAKIRAIVHGP